A genomic window from Arthrobacter sp. FW305-BF8 includes:
- a CDS encoding FAD-binding monooxygenase produces the protein MQFHHHGYVSGDPRIQPAAGVGINRPEELPDEVDVLIVGSGPAGMLAAAQLSQFPDITTRIVERRGGRLAIGQADGIQARSVETFQAFGFAEEITAEAYRITEMAFWKPSPENPQHIVRAARAVDDEMGISEFPHLIVNQARVLDYFARVMAYSPARMTPDYGYEFSSLHVADAGEYPVTVTLLHTAGELAGQERVVRAKYVVGADGARSKVRESIGCTLAGDQANHAWGVMDVLASTDFPDIRTKCAIQSHDGGSILLIPREGGHLFRMYVDLGVVPENDNGAIRKTTIEQIIAHANQILQPYTLDVRNVAWHSVYEVGHRLTDRFDDVLPAERDTRTPRVFITGDACHTHSAKAGQGMNVSMQDGFNIGWKLGHVLEGRSPESLLATYSAERQVVAKNLIDFDKEWSTLMAKKPEEFEDPSELEDFYVRTAEFPAGFMTEYAPSMIVAEAKHQELATGFTVGKRFKSAPVQRVCDTNPLQLGHQAKADGRWRIYVFADPAEAGAPSPTTDLAQWLENSPESPLAATPEGADADAWFDVKVIYQQDHRGIDINAVPSVFKPEVGPFRLTYLEKVYGTDPNADIFELRGLDRGGVVVVVRPDQYVANVLPLTATAELGAFFAPLLPARQPEPPKSEPLQSAGSGLVAHLV, from the coding sequence GTGCAGTTCCACCACCACGGTTACGTTTCCGGTGACCCGCGTATCCAGCCGGCCGCCGGCGTCGGCATCAACCGCCCCGAAGAGCTGCCCGACGAGGTCGACGTACTCATCGTGGGCTCCGGCCCTGCGGGCATGCTCGCAGCGGCCCAGCTCTCCCAGTTCCCGGACATCACCACGCGCATCGTGGAGCGCCGCGGCGGACGCCTGGCGATCGGCCAGGCCGACGGCATCCAGGCCCGCAGCGTCGAGACCTTCCAGGCCTTCGGCTTCGCCGAGGAGATCACTGCAGAGGCCTACCGGATCACCGAGATGGCGTTCTGGAAGCCGAGCCCCGAGAACCCGCAGCACATCGTCCGTGCCGCCCGCGCGGTCGACGACGAAATGGGCATCAGCGAATTTCCGCACCTCATCGTCAACCAGGCCCGCGTGCTGGACTACTTCGCCCGGGTCATGGCCTATTCACCGGCCCGGATGACCCCCGACTACGGCTACGAGTTCAGCAGCCTCCACGTCGCGGATGCGGGGGAGTACCCCGTCACGGTGACCCTGCTCCACACCGCCGGCGAGCTGGCGGGCCAGGAGCGCGTTGTGCGGGCCAAGTATGTGGTCGGTGCTGACGGTGCCCGCAGCAAGGTCCGTGAATCGATCGGCTGCACGCTTGCCGGTGACCAGGCCAATCACGCCTGGGGCGTCATGGATGTCCTCGCGTCCACCGATTTCCCGGACATCCGCACCAAGTGCGCCATCCAGTCCCACGACGGCGGCAGCATCCTGCTGATCCCGCGAGAGGGCGGCCACCTCTTCCGCATGTACGTCGACCTCGGCGTCGTGCCGGAGAACGATAACGGCGCCATCCGCAAGACCACCATTGAACAGATCATCGCCCACGCGAACCAGATCCTGCAGCCCTACACCCTCGACGTCCGCAACGTCGCCTGGCACAGCGTGTACGAGGTGGGCCACCGCCTCACCGACAGATTCGACGACGTCCTGCCCGCCGAGCGGGATACCCGCACGCCGCGGGTGTTCATTACCGGCGACGCCTGCCACACGCACAGCGCGAAGGCTGGCCAGGGCATGAACGTGTCCATGCAGGACGGCTTCAACATCGGCTGGAAGCTCGGCCACGTGCTCGAGGGCCGCAGTCCGGAGTCGCTGCTCGCCACGTACTCCGCGGAGCGCCAGGTGGTCGCGAAGAACCTCATCGACTTCGACAAGGAATGGTCCACCCTCATGGCCAAGAAGCCCGAGGAGTTCGAGGACCCCTCGGAGCTCGAGGACTTCTACGTTCGCACCGCGGAATTCCCGGCGGGCTTCATGACCGAATACGCGCCGTCAATGATCGTGGCAGAGGCCAAGCACCAGGAACTTGCAACCGGCTTCACGGTGGGCAAGCGCTTCAAATCCGCGCCCGTGCAGCGCGTCTGCGACACCAACCCGCTGCAGCTAGGCCACCAGGCAAAGGCAGACGGCCGCTGGCGGATCTACGTGTTCGCCGACCCCGCCGAGGCTGGCGCGCCGTCGCCGACCACCGACCTCGCGCAGTGGCTGGAGAACTCACCGGAGTCCCCGCTCGCGGCTACGCCGGAAGGCGCCGACGCCGACGCCTGGTTCGACGTGAAGGTCATCTACCAGCAGGACCACAGGGGCATCGACATCAACGCCGTCCCGTCCGTGTTCAAGCCGGAGGTCGGGCCGTTCAGGCTCACCTACCTCGAGAAGGTCTACGGCACCGACCCGAACGCCGACATCTTCGAGCTGCGCGGCCTTGACCGCGGCGGCGTCGTGGTGGTGGTGCGTCCGGACCAGTACGTGGCGAACGTCCTGCCGCTGACCGCGACGGCGGAGCTCGGGGCCTTCTTTGCGCCGCTGCTGCCGGCCCGCCAGCCCGAGCCGCCTAAGTCGGAGCCGCTGCAGTCCGCCGGCTCGGGGCTCGTCGCCCACCTGGTGTAA
- a CDS encoding APC family permease: MSISNSESRTAEANPHKEQSTALRAGSIGVLGILFFVLSAQAPLTGIVGAAPLAAALGNGAGAPGAYLVVGIVIVIFAVGFVAMSRKVQASGAFYAYITAAFGRKTGTGAAWLALLAYSTVQAAMYGLYGAAFSGLLGSAGLTVPWWLLAVATMAGVQVLGSMNIELGARVLAVLVGLEVAILLLFGLTVLLRGGGPEGLNMAASFSPEAIASGAPGVAIMFAVASMFGFESTAIYSAEAKDPHRTVARATYLSVGIIAVFFGFITWMLVSFYGPSHVIDAAGAALESGDATSFVIGPLVELFGPWAGVTAGILLVTSLLAGIIAFHNGINRYLHSLALRGSLPAVLARTNRHRAPANAAWVQTSVAVLLVAPFAVLGMDPVLTLFSWFSGLAVAALLVLYMLCSLAVVAFFRPERVPGQLWQTLIAPALASLLLAWVLYLVVSNFTSLIGGSAETALGLLVAVPVMFVAGLLAEIVVEKRAGTLESELAG, from the coding sequence ATGAGTATTTCAAATTCCGAGTCCCGGACTGCAGAAGCAAATCCACACAAGGAACAGTCCACCGCCCTCCGCGCGGGCAGCATCGGCGTCCTGGGTATTCTCTTTTTCGTTCTCTCAGCCCAGGCTCCGCTGACCGGCATCGTCGGCGCTGCACCCCTGGCGGCTGCACTCGGCAATGGCGCCGGGGCACCGGGTGCCTACCTCGTGGTGGGCATCGTCATTGTCATCTTCGCCGTCGGGTTCGTCGCCATGAGCCGGAAGGTGCAGGCCAGCGGCGCCTTTTACGCCTACATCACCGCCGCCTTCGGCAGAAAGACCGGCACAGGCGCGGCCTGGCTGGCACTCCTGGCGTACAGCACGGTGCAGGCCGCAATGTACGGCCTCTATGGTGCGGCCTTCTCCGGCCTGCTGGGTTCTGCCGGCCTGACCGTTCCCTGGTGGCTTCTGGCCGTTGCCACCATGGCAGGCGTGCAGGTTCTCGGGTCGATGAACATCGAACTCGGCGCCCGCGTCCTGGCTGTCCTCGTGGGCCTGGAGGTGGCGATTCTGCTGCTGTTCGGTCTCACCGTCCTGCTGAGGGGCGGAGGCCCCGAAGGCCTCAACATGGCAGCCTCATTTTCCCCGGAAGCGATCGCAAGCGGCGCCCCCGGAGTGGCCATCATGTTCGCCGTGGCGTCCATGTTCGGCTTCGAGTCGACGGCCATCTACTCCGCCGAGGCCAAGGATCCCCACCGCACGGTGGCCCGGGCAACCTACCTCTCCGTGGGCATCATCGCCGTGTTTTTCGGCTTCATCACCTGGATGCTGGTGAGCTTCTACGGGCCCTCGCACGTCATCGACGCCGCCGGAGCTGCCCTGGAGTCGGGGGACGCAACCTCGTTCGTCATTGGCCCGCTGGTTGAGCTGTTCGGCCCCTGGGCCGGCGTGACCGCCGGCATCCTCCTGGTGACATCCCTGCTGGCAGGCATCATCGCCTTCCACAACGGCATCAACCGCTACCTCCACTCGCTGGCCCTTCGTGGTTCCCTGCCCGCCGTCCTGGCACGGACCAACAGGCACCGCGCCCCTGCAAACGCCGCCTGGGTCCAGACGAGTGTCGCCGTGCTGCTCGTGGCACCGTTCGCGGTGCTGGGAATGGACCCGGTCCTGACGCTCTTCTCGTGGTTCAGCGGGCTGGCTGTTGCGGCGCTGCTGGTGCTGTACATGCTCTGCTCCCTGGCCGTTGTTGCATTCTTCCGGCCCGAACGGGTGCCGGGGCAACTCTGGCAGACCCTCATCGCACCGGCGCTCGCGTCGCTGCTGCTGGCATGGGTCCTCTACCTGGTGGTCAGCAACTTCACTTCCCTCATCGGCGGCAGCGCCGAAACCGCCCTCGGGCTGCTGGTTGCCGTCCCCGTGATGTTCGTGGCCGGGTTGCTGGCGGAAATCGTAGTGGAGAAGCGGGCAGGGACCTTAGAGTCGGAGCTCGCCGGGTAG
- a CDS encoding AmiS/UreI family transporter, with protein sequence MAYVCLLLSGAALLLNGLAALNQIPRRDAAVFSLVIGNAQLILGVAHLTVTEGGGTQSLLGAAGMFLFGLTYVYVGLDFLLGLGSKGLGWFCGMVAACGILLAAAWSGEDPLLAVLWLCWTYLWLLFFLHMALGFERMAPLIGWSLVLTSQASATVPAFLGISGQWPAGIAAAAAAGAGLAALLLLAGGLARRGRRSGTGAAAVERPLPGELRL encoded by the coding sequence ATGGCGTATGTTTGCCTGCTCCTCTCCGGAGCTGCACTGTTGCTGAACGGGCTGGCCGCCTTGAACCAGATCCCCCGCCGGGACGCTGCCGTCTTCAGTCTGGTCATCGGGAACGCGCAGCTCATACTGGGTGTTGCTCATCTGACCGTCACCGAGGGAGGCGGGACGCAGTCCCTGCTGGGGGCCGCCGGGATGTTCCTGTTCGGGCTGACGTATGTCTACGTGGGCCTGGACTTCCTGCTGGGGCTCGGATCCAAAGGGCTCGGCTGGTTCTGCGGGATGGTGGCCGCCTGCGGCATCCTGCTCGCGGCGGCGTGGTCCGGGGAGGATCCCCTGCTTGCCGTCCTGTGGCTCTGCTGGACCTACTTGTGGCTGCTGTTCTTTCTTCACATGGCGTTGGGCTTCGAGCGGATGGCACCCCTGATCGGCTGGTCCCTTGTGCTCACCAGCCAGGCCTCGGCAACGGTGCCGGCGTTCCTGGGGATTAGCGGGCAGTGGCCGGCCGGCATAGCGGCGGCCGCCGCCGCAGGGGCCGGCCTTGCCGCCCTTCTGCTGCTGGCGGGCGGCCTCGCGAGGCGAGGCCGCCGCAGCGGAACGGGTGCTGCCGCCGTCGAACGCCCGCTACCCGGCGAGCTCCGACTCTAA
- the gdhA gene encoding NADP-specific glutamate dehydrogenase, which produces MDARLEAVRDTVLARNPGESEFHQAVVEVFESLGPVHDRHPEFLEAAILERLCEPERQIIFRVPWTDDSGRVQINRGFRVEFNSALGPYKGGLRFHPSVYLGIVKFLGFEQIFKNALTGMPIGGGKGGSDFDPRGRSDAEVMRFCQSFMTELYRHIGEYTDVPAGDIGVGGREIGYLFGQYKRITNRYESGVLTGKGISWGGSLVRPEATGFGTVIFTEEMLKTRGSSFDGQRVVVSGSGNVAINAIAKAQALGASVVACSDSSGYVVDEAGIDVGLLRQVKEVERGRLKDYVLRRSGVSYVEAGSVWDVDATVALPCATQNELDGGAAARLVRNGLLAVGEGANMPCTPDAVAVFQEAGVLFGPGKAANAGGVATSALEMQQNASRDSWSFEHTEQRLTDIMVGIHHRCASTADEYGDPGNYVLGANIGGFVKVADAMLAQGLI; this is translated from the coding sequence ATGGATGCACGGCTGGAAGCCGTCAGGGATACGGTACTGGCGCGGAACCCCGGTGAGTCTGAGTTCCACCAGGCGGTGGTCGAGGTGTTCGAAAGCCTTGGCCCGGTCCACGACCGCCACCCCGAGTTCCTGGAAGCCGCTATCCTGGAACGGCTCTGCGAGCCCGAACGGCAGATCATCTTCCGGGTGCCGTGGACCGACGATTCAGGCCGCGTGCAGATCAACCGCGGCTTCCGCGTGGAGTTCAATTCAGCGCTCGGCCCCTACAAGGGCGGGCTCCGGTTCCACCCCTCCGTTTACCTCGGGATCGTGAAATTCCTCGGCTTCGAGCAGATTTTCAAGAACGCGCTGACCGGCATGCCCATCGGCGGCGGCAAGGGCGGTTCCGACTTCGACCCCCGCGGCCGCAGTGACGCCGAAGTCATGCGCTTCTGCCAGTCGTTCATGACGGAGCTCTACCGCCACATCGGCGAGTACACTGATGTCCCGGCCGGCGACATCGGTGTGGGCGGCCGCGAAATCGGCTACCTCTTTGGCCAGTACAAACGCATCACCAACCGCTACGAATCGGGCGTGCTGACCGGCAAGGGCATCTCCTGGGGAGGTTCCCTGGTCCGGCCCGAAGCCACCGGCTTCGGCACGGTGATCTTTACCGAGGAGATGCTCAAGACCCGGGGCTCATCCTTCGATGGGCAGCGCGTGGTGGTTTCCGGCTCCGGCAACGTGGCCATCAATGCCATCGCCAAGGCCCAGGCGCTCGGCGCCAGCGTTGTGGCCTGTTCCGATTCCTCCGGGTACGTCGTGGACGAGGCGGGGATCGACGTCGGGCTGCTTCGCCAGGTCAAGGAAGTGGAACGCGGACGCCTCAAGGACTACGTTCTGCGCCGTTCCGGCGTTTCCTATGTGGAGGCCGGCTCCGTCTGGGACGTCGATGCGACTGTCGCCCTGCCGTGCGCCACGCAGAACGAGCTCGACGGCGGTGCTGCCGCCCGGCTGGTCCGCAACGGACTGCTCGCCGTCGGTGAAGGCGCCAACATGCCGTGCACCCCGGACGCCGTAGCAGTCTTCCAGGAGGCGGGCGTGCTGTTCGGGCCCGGCAAGGCCGCCAACGCAGGCGGCGTGGCCACCTCGGCGCTGGAGATGCAGCAGAACGCGAGCCGCGATTCCTGGTCCTTCGAGCACACGGAACAGCGCCTGACGGACATCATGGTGGGAATCCACCACCGCTGCGCCTCCACCGCGGACGAGTACGGTGACCCCGGCAACTACGTGCTGGGCGCGAACATTGGCGGCTTCGTCAAAGTGGCGGACGCGATGCTCGCCCAGGGTCTGATTTAG
- a CDS encoding helix-turn-helix domain-containing protein, with amino-acid sequence MPATTARPADQTLTSSVATSFDHWRHLVAQSFVPLAAETARPDRFRGRMRSRVLDRTCIVEVSASGHSVHRTPALLAQSDQRYFKLNLQLEGTGLLIQDNREAVLRPGDLAIYDTNRPYTLAFEEQARVVVVMFPHDSLSLPPDCVGQLSAVRLAGESSLAGIVGPFITQLAGNLEALGGPSGSRLAANTLDLVTTMLHSELDLAADSMKPQAMLATSVREYIEQNLADPQLSPASIAAAHFISTRHLHNVFHESGSTVASWIRSRRLDRVRRDLRDPLHSGTSVGAVAARWGFLDAAHFSRTFREAFGESPSDWRRGA; translated from the coding sequence ATGCCAGCAACCACGGCCCGCCCCGCGGACCAGACCCTCACCTCCAGCGTGGCCACCTCCTTTGACCACTGGAGGCACCTCGTGGCCCAGTCCTTCGTGCCGCTGGCCGCCGAAACGGCCCGGCCCGATCGGTTCCGCGGCCGCATGCGCTCCAGGGTGTTGGACCGCACGTGCATCGTGGAGGTGTCGGCTTCGGGCCACAGCGTCCACCGCACACCCGCGCTTCTGGCCCAGTCCGACCAGCGTTATTTCAAGCTCAACCTTCAGCTGGAGGGCACCGGCCTCCTCATCCAGGACAACCGCGAGGCCGTGCTCCGCCCCGGCGACCTCGCCATCTATGACACCAACCGCCCGTACACCCTGGCGTTCGAAGAGCAGGCCCGCGTGGTGGTGGTCATGTTCCCGCACGACTCCCTGTCGCTGCCGCCGGACTGTGTGGGGCAGCTGTCAGCCGTCCGGCTGGCCGGCGAGTCCAGCCTGGCGGGCATTGTGGGGCCGTTCATCACGCAGCTTGCCGGCAATTTGGAGGCACTCGGCGGGCCGAGCGGTTCCCGGCTCGCTGCCAACACCCTGGACCTTGTGACCACCATGCTCCATTCGGAACTGGATCTGGCTGCCGACAGCATGAAGCCCCAGGCAATGCTGGCGACGTCGGTCCGCGAATACATTGAGCAGAACCTCGCCGACCCGCAGCTTTCGCCGGCCAGCATTGCCGCAGCACATTTCATTTCGACCCGCCACCTGCACAACGTCTTCCACGAGTCCGGCAGCACTGTTGCCAGCTGGATCCGCAGCCGCCGGCTGGATCGGGTCCGCCGGGACCTCAGGGACCCGCTGCACTCGGGCACCTCAGTGGGAGCCGTGGCAGCGCGGTGGGGCTTCCTGGACGCAGCCCACTTCAGCAGGACATTCCGCGAGGCTTTCGGCGAATCCCCCAGCGACTGGCGCCGCGGCGCCTAA